The proteins below come from a single Miscanthus floridulus cultivar M001 chromosome 1, ASM1932011v1, whole genome shotgun sequence genomic window:
- the LOC136460773 gene encoding stem-specific protein TSJT1-like, which produces MLAVFDPTVAKCPEGLRSPPVAGAAAAAGGAGAGALMKGFSDSHDGAVTVSLGPSGALAYSAANQNPLVPRLFGAVNDIFCLFQGHIENIANLKQHYGLSKTANEVTILIEAYRTLRDRGPVPASQVVRDLSGKFAFILYDTLSKSTFVAADADGSIPFFWGVDSENHLVFSDDAGLLKTGCGNSHAPFPKGCFYTTSGGLQSFEHPLHEVKAVPRVDSQGQMCGSTFKVDSESKKKQDASIPRVGSAADWSNQF; this is translated from the exons ATGCTGGCGGTGTTCGATCCCACGGTGGCCAAGTGTCCGGAGGGCCTCCGCAGCCCGCCGGTCGCCGGAGCGGCCGCTGCCGCAGGCGGAGCCGGCGCGGGCGCGCTGATGAAGGGCTTCTCCGACTCGCACGACGGCGCCGTCACCGTCAGCCTGGGCCCCTCCGGGGCGCTGGCCTATTCGGCGGCCAACCAGAACCCCCTCGTCCCAAG GTTGTTTGGTGCTGTGAATGACATCTTCTGCCTGTTCCAAGGGCACATTGAGAACATTGCCAACCTGAAGCAGCATTATGGCCTGAGCAAGACTGCGAACGAGGTGACTATCCTCATAGAGGCCTACAGGACCCTGAGGGACAGGGGTCCGGTCCCAGCCAGCCAGGTTGTGAGAGACCTCAGTGGGAAGTTTGCGTTCATCCTGTATGACACCCTGTCGAAGTCCACCTTTGTTGCTGCT GACGCTGATGGTAGCATCCCTTTCTTCTGGGGTGTCGACTCCGAGAACCACCTTGTGTTCTCTGACGATGCAGGGCTCCTCAAGACAGGCTGCGGCAACTCGCACGCGCCATTCCCCAAAG GTTGCTTCTACACCACCTCCGGTGGGCTGCAGAGCTTCGAGCACCCACTGCACGAGGTCAAGGCGGTGCCACGCGTGGACAGCCAAGGCCAGATGTGCGGCTCCACCTTCAAGGTCGACAGCGAGAGCAAGAAGAAGCAGGACGCTAGCATCCCCCGCGTCGGCAGTGCCGCCGACTGGTCCAACCAGTTCTGA